From the genome of Halictus rubicundus isolate RS-2024b chromosome 2, iyHalRubi1_principal, whole genome shotgun sequence, one region includes:
- the LOC143365825 gene encoding uncharacterized protein LOC143365825: MDTRILTLFVIIGVAGSLAEAHVPFYRVRRNVLQESELTAGREFVETPRAKRQSIFESSSTAESTATPKPKDSVTASAPSTTPANASPKKPNPKPNAPNPNRSTPVESPTTPSAKPATTSATESEEATTPEPKDLETSDEQKSTTPKVELGSRINTEESPETKKPPKPDTRKPAASSGHPQPTIGLYPPPISTFAPDYSSIYNPYRDPTFNSIPGPNNYAWTGTHNGQGAAASFASAGASSGGFAGGFGGGASYGAKQPPLSTRGAFVDDSPNTANANSGNVPNAGYVPGAAYIPNFGSAGGFGYSGVGNPFPDNSFVFPGYNPDAFQKQMEDYFRQLQNQFQHQQQAIFETANRIGTDGYSGQPGAHTAVSSIQLGPQGGYQAGAIHPAAPGVQSRFGEEISPPSGGSYGVFSSSSSKTVVGPDGKPVSHKISTTGVNDNGKITFRTVED; encoded by the exons ATGGATACCAGGATCTTGACGTTATTCGTGATTATAGGCGTCGCGGGATCACTCGCGGAGGCTCACGTGCCATTTTACAGAGTTCGAAGAA ACGTCTTGCAAGAAAGCGAACTCACGGCTGGCAGGGAGTTCGTCGAAACGCCGAGGGCGAAACGGCAATCGATCTTCGAGAGTTCGAGCACCGCTGAAAGCACCGCCACGCCTAAGCCGAAGGACTCGGTCACTGCCTCTGCACCGAGCACAACTCCCGCGAACGCATCCCCAAAGAAGCCTAATCCCAAGCCGAACGCACCGAATCCGAACCGTTCCACGCCCGTCGAAAGTCCAACGACCCCTTCCGCTAAACCCGCCACCACTTCAGCAACTGAATCAGAGGAAGCGACCACGCCGGAACCGAAGGACCTTGAGACGTCGGACGAGCAGAAGTCGACGACCCCGAAGGTTGAGTTAGGTTCTCGTATCAACACCGAGGAGTCTCCCGAAACGAAGAAGCCTCCGAAACCTGATACGCGGAAACCTGCAGCTTCTTCCGGTCATCCTCAGCCAACGATCGGACTGTACCCGCCCCCCATCTCGACCTTCGCTCCGGACTATTCGTCGATTTATAACCCATACCGTGATCCTACTTTCAACTCTATCCCAGGTCCTAACAATTACGCCTGGACCGGGACCCACAACGGACAAGGAGCGGCCGCGTCCTTCGCCTCGGCTGGAGCTTCGTCCGGAGGTTTCGCTGGAGGATTCGGAGGTGGCGCAAGCTACGGCGCCAAGCAACCTCCGCTATCCACTCGGGGAGCTTTCGTCGACGATTCGCCTAACACCGCCAATGCTAACTCCGGCAACGTGCCGAATGCTGGATACGTACCGGGTGCTGCATATATACCGAACTTTGGTAGCGCTGGGGGATTTGGTTACAGTGGAGTAG GCAACCCGTTCCCGGATAATTCGTTTGTGTTCCCTGGATACAATCCGGACGCTTTCCAAAAGCAAATGGAGGATTATTTCAGACAGTTGCAGAACCAGTTCCAGCACCAGCAACAAGC GATCTTTGAGACTGCCAATCGCATAGGCACTGATGGTTATTCAGGACAGCCTGGTGCTCACACTGCTGTTTCCAGCATTCAATTAGGACCTCAGGGTGGCTATCAAGCTGGCGCGATCCATCCG GCTGCTCCGGGAGTTCAATCGAGATTCGGTGAAGAAATTTCACCGCCCTCTGGAGGCAGTTATGGAGTATTTTCGAGCTCGAGTTCGAAAACCGTGGTTGGTCCGGACGGCAAGCCTGTCTCTCACAAAATATCGACGACCGGCGTCAACGACAATGGGAAGATCACTTTCCGCACCGTCGAAGACTAA
- the LOC143365839 gene encoding uncharacterized protein LOC143365839: MEKRTRGVIVAVLLVIYGPKNFASCADVSSQISFGTNQGHRNFGDLGSKDVADLNKIDDQSEFSYLLGELRKRTNDVARRDRSRLSDIINHVQIMINGKEIKPSLDGCENSVCKVSMSSTRDDEGNVITDVHLRIITRPEIDSKVNEIPVVDGVRGVEDSHDQPVISSRPTTYLRNDIPQIQTRFQDGEPWHQGGRTFQRPQIMWRNHVPVQFTGRLYPQYGGRPAAAPVVDDKIDPPLSKTQRGNK, encoded by the exons ATGGAGAAACGGACGAGAGGAGTCATTGTCGCGGTTCTTTTGGTGATTTACGGGCCGAAAAATTTCGCTTCCTGCGCGGACGTTTCCTCGCAGATCAGCTTCGGGACGAACCAAGGTCATCGGAACTTCGGCGACCTCGGCTCGAAGGATGTCGCGGATTTGAATAAAATCGACGACCAGTCGGAATTCAGCTATTTACTCGGAGAGCTGAGAAAACGGACCAACGACGTCGCACGA AGGGATCGATCGAGGCTGTCGGACATTATAAACCATGTCCAGATTATGATCAACGGGAAGGAAATAAAACCAAGCTTGGACGGTTGTGAAAATAGTGTTTGCAAAGTGTCAATGTCGTCGACCCGTGATGATGAGGGTAACGTCATAACCGACGTGCACCTCAGAATAATAACGAGGCCCGAGATCGATTCTAAGGTCAATGAAATTCCGGTTGTCGACGGCGTCCGAGGCGTGGAAGATTCGCATGATCAGCCTGTCATATCCTCGAGACCGACGACATACTTGCGTAACGATATTCCGCAG ATTCAAACTCGTTTCCAAGATGGCGAACCTTGGCATCAAGGTGGAAGAACCTTTCAGAGGCCACAAATTATGTGGCGCAACCATGTTCCGGTGCAATTTACTGGGAGACTATATCCACAATATGGCGGACGGCCAGCTGCTGCGCCCGTCGTTGACGACAAGATAGACCCACCACTTAGCAAGACCCaaagaggcaataaataa